The stretch of DNA CGGGCTGCCGGGACAGCGCCATGTGCACGCCGGTCACGTCGTGGCCGGCCTCCACGGCGAGCGCCGCGGCGACCGCGGAGTCGACCCCGCCGCTCATCGCCGCGAGGACGCGCAGCCGCGGCTCAGGCATCCGAGGTCACCACCCGGCGACGGGACGCCTGCCAGGCCCGGCGGGCCCGTTCGACGACCGGGCCGATGGCGGCGACCACCGCATCCACGTCCGCCGGGGTGGAGGTGTGACCGAAGGAGAACCGCAGGGCGCCCACCGCTTCGGCCTCCGGAACCCCCATGGCGAGCAGGACGTGGGACGGACGGGCGACGCCGGCGGTGCAGGCCGAGCCGGTGGAGCACTCGATGCCCTGGGCGTCCAGCAGCATCAGCAGCGAGTCGCCCTCGCAGTCGGGGAAGCGCAGATGGGCGTTGCCGGGCAACCGGCTGGGCCCGCCGTCGACGTGCGACTGTCCGGGATCGCCGGCCAGCACCACGTCCGGCACCACGCCGCGGACCCCGGCGATCAGGGCGTCGCGCAGCGCGGCGAGCTGCGGCTGACGCCGGTCCAGGGACCCGACGGCGTCCTGCACCGCCACGGCGAACCCGACGATCCCGGCCACGTCCAAGGTCCCGGACCGCACACCGCGTTCCTGCCCACCGCCGAAGAGGATGGGGTCGACGGTCGCGTCGCGGCGGAGCAGCAACGCCCCCACGCCGGTCGGGCCGCCCAGCTTGTGAGCGGTCAGCGTCAGGGCGTCGGCCCCGGACGCCCCGAAGTCCACGGCGAGTTGTCCGACGGCCTGCACGGCGTCGGTGTGCAGCGGGATCCCGCGGGCGTGGGCGACCTGGACGAGCTCGCGGACCGGGTTGACCGTGCCCACCTCGTTGTTGGCCCACATGACGGTGACCAGCGCGACGTCGTCCGGGTTCTCCGCGATGGCGGCCGACAGGGTGTCGGCGTGCACCCGGCCGTAGTCGTCCACCTCGAGCCAGTCGACGGTGGCGCCCTCGTCGGCCTCGAGATGCTCCAGGACGTCGAGCACCGCGTGGTGCTCCGTCGGGCTGGCCAGGATGCGGACGCGGGCGGCGTCCACCCGCCGCCGGGCGCGGTACAGCCCGGCGATGGCCAGGTTGTCGGACTCGGTGCCGCCGGAAGTGAAGATCACCTCACTGGGCCGGGCACCGAGCGCGGCGGCGATCGTCTCGCGTGCCTCCTCGACGCGGCGGCGGGCGGCGCGGCCCGCGGAGTGCAGCGAGGAGGCGTTCCCCGTGTGGGCGAACGCCTGGGTCATCGCCCTGACCACGGCCGGAAGGACCGGGGTGGTGGCGGCATGATCGAGATACACCATCAATCGACCAGGGTAACCGCGCGGGCGGCGGGCCCTCGACGGTCGCCGGTCGGAACGGACGGCGGCCCCTCGAAGAACGGCACCGACGCCGTCCGGAGACGACGGAGCCCGGCCCACCGGGTGGTGGACCGGGCTCGAACCCCGGAGGGTCAGCTCTTTCGGGCCTTGACGGCCTCGGCCAGCTGGGGCGCCACGGTGAACAGGTCACCCACGATGCCGAGGTCGGTGATCTCGAAGATGGGGGCGTCGGCGTCCTTGTTGACCGCGATGATCGTCTTCGACGTCTGCATCCCGGCCCGGTGCTGGATCGCGCCGGAGATGCCGAGGCCGATGTAGAGCTGGGGGGCCACCGAGGTACCGGTCTGGCCCACCTGGAACTGGTGCGGGTAGTACCCGGAGTCGACCGCGGCCCGGGACGCCCCGACGGCACCGCCGAGCGCGTCGGCCAGGTCCTCCACGACGGCGAAGTTCTCGGCGGAACCGACGCCGCGGCCGCCGGAGACGACCACCGAGGCGGCCGCGAGGTCCGGACGGTCGCCGACGGGCTCCGTCTCGGTCTGCAGTATCCGGGTCGCGGTGGCGGTGTCGAAGGTCAGCGGCACCTCCGTCAGGGTGCCGGCGCCGGGGGTGGCCTGCGGGTCGGGCAGCGAGTTCGGCCGGATGGTGATGACCGGGATACCCGCCGCCGCCCTGGCGTGCACGGTGTAGCTGCCGCCGTAGACGGAGTGCGTGACGGTGCCGTCCGCGGCCAGGTCGACGACGTCGGACAGCAGCGCGCCGTCCAGGCGCACGGCGAGCCGACCGGCCGTCTCGCGACCGTCCACGGTCAGCGGCAACAGCACGGCCGCGGGCTGCACGGACGCCGCGACCGTGGCGAGCGCCGTGACCTGCGGGGTGATCAGGTAGTGCGGGGCGTCGTCGGACTCGGCGGCGTAGACGGTCTGCGCCCCCCAGCCGGCGAGCTGCTCACGGTGCGCCGCCGCGGTGCCGGGGGCACCCACGACCACGGCCGCGGGGGTGCCGAGACGGGCCGCGAAGGCCAGCATCTCGGCGTTCACGGGGCGGAGCTGACCGTCGACGATGTCGACGAGGACCAGGACTTCGGACATGGGAAAGCCTTTCGAGGATTCGGGAGCCGGCCGGTCAGACCAGGCGGGCGGAGGCGAGGAACTCGGCGACCCTGGTGCCGGCGGTGCCGTCGTCGACGATCTTCTCGCCGGCTTCCTTCGGGGGCTTGGGCGTCGCGTCGACGATGGCGGAGTGCGAGTGCGCGAGCCCGGCCTCGTCGGCGCCGATGCCCAGGTCGGCCAACGTCAGCGTGGTCAGCGGCTTCTTCTTGGCGGCCATGATGCCCTTGAAGTTCGGGTACCGCGGCTCGTTGATCTTCTCGGTGACGGACACGACCGCGGGCAGCGACGCCTCGAGCGAGGAGTAGCCGCCCTCGACGACCCGCTCGGCCTTCAGCGTGGTGCCGTCGACGGTCAGGTTGCGCACGAACGTCAGCTGGGGCAGCTGCAGCCGCTCGGCCAGCATCGCCGGAACCGCCGCGGTGCGGCCGTCGGTGGACTCGTTGCCCGCGATGACCAGGTCGAACGGGACCGTCTTCAGCGCGGCGGCCAGGGTGGCGGAGGTCTGGACGGCGCAGGAACCCTGGAGGCCGTCGTCGTTGACGTGGATGGCCTTGTCCGCGCCCATGGCCAGCGCCTTGCGCAACACCTCGGCGGCGCGCGACGGGCCCATGGTCAGCACCGTCACCTCGCCGCCCTCGGCGGCGGTCAGCTGCAGCGCCGCCTCGACGCCGCGGGTGTCGATCTCGTCGATGACGGCGTCGGCCGCGTCCCGGTCGAGCAGACCGTCGGCGGGGCGCAGGTTGCGCTCGGAGTAGGTGTCGGGGACCTGCTTGATCAGTACGACGATGTCCACGTCGGCTGCTTCCTGTCGGAGCGGGTCGGACCCGCTGGTGGCCAGCATCTAAGCGACCGCTTAGGTCGCTGCTGGTTCCCAAGTTAGCGCTCCGGTCCGGCGCCGTCGAGCGCCACGGCACCCGGTGCCGCCCCGGGAGTCGCCCACCGGCGCCGGTACGGTGCTCCTGTGACCGACGCCACCCCTGACGACACCCGCATCCCGGTGATCCTCGACGTGGACACCGGCGTGGACGACGCCTGGGCCCTGATGCTCGCGGCCCGCTCGCCGCGCCTGGACCTGCGCGCGGTGACCTGCGTGTCCGGAAACGTCGGCGTCGACCAGGTGGTGGCCAACACCGCCTACGTCCTCGACGTCGCCGGTGCGCCCGAGGTGCCGGTGGGCCGCGGGGCGACCCGGCCGCTGCTCACCCCGCCGCACCACGCGACGGAGATCCACGGGCCGGACGGACTGGGTGGCTTCTCCCGGCCCTCGGACCGCCGGATCGAAAAGCTGCACGCCACCGACCTGCTGCGGCGCGAGCTGATGGCGGCGATCGGCAACGGCGAGACCATCACCCTGGTGCCGCTCGGGCCGCAGACCAACATCGCGTTGCTGCTGCGCTCCCACCCCGAGGTGGCGCCCGGCATCGAGCGGATCGTGTTCATGGGCGGGTCGGCGTCGGTCGGCAACGTCACCGCGCTCGCCGAGTTCAACGTCTACGCCGACCCGGAAGCCACCGCGATCGTGCTGGCCGCGGCCGACGAACTCGACATCCCGGTCACGATGTACGGCCTGGACGTCTTCCTCGACGTGGAGGTGGGGACGGCCGACGGCGCGCGGCTCGCGGCCTCCCACGACTCCGCCGCCCAACTGGCCGGCCGGCTCATCGAGTTCTCGCTGGGGGTGTTCGGCGGTGACGCCTGCACCATCGGTGACGCCGGTGCGGTCTGCGCGGTCATCGACCCGGGCGGCATCGGCACCGGGCGGTACCCCGTCCGCGTCGAGACCGGCGCCGGCGCCACCCGGGGTCAGACCGTCGTCGACCGCCGGCGATGGGTCGGTGACGCCCCGGTCCGGTCCCATCGCGACGGCACCGCCACCGACGTGGCCCTCACCGTCGACGCCGACCGGTACCGCGCACTCTGGCTCTCCGCGTTCACCGGCTGACAGGATGTGGGTGGGCCGCCGTCGTGCGGCCGGCCCGCCGCGATCGGGTCGGAACCGGGCCCGCAGCCGTGTCGGATCCGGCGGCCCCCCACGTCCCGAAGGTGTCCACGACCCCGGGGCCCCGCCGGTACGCGGGTCCCCGACCCGAGGAGCTGTCATGACGACCACGACCCCGCCCACCGATCCCAGCCTGAACACCGTCACCTGGTGGGAGATCCCGGTGGCCGACCTGGACGAGGCGGCGCGCTTCTATCCCGCGGTGTTCGGCTGGACGGTCGCGCCGTTCGGCGACGGGTACCTGGCGGTCAACCTCGGGGACCGGATGATCGGCGGGCTGTTCGCCTCGTCGGAGGAGCCGGCCGGGGGTGGGGTCCGTATCTACGTCAACGTCGCGGACCTCGAGCAGGTGCTGGCGGCGGCCACCGCCGCCGGCGGCACGGTGATCACCCCGCGGACCCTCATCGCCGAGGGCATGGGCTGGTGGGCCGAGCTGGCCGACCCGTCCGGCCGGCGACTCGGGCTCTGCAGCGACCGGGACGCGGGCGCCTGAGCCGGCGTCACCGGCGTCGGTCGACCCGGACCGGCGGCGACGGCACCGGGTCAGACGCCGATGTCCTCGTTCCACAGCTCCGGGTTGTCCCGGATGAAGTCGCGCATCATCGCGGTGCACTCGTCGTCGTCCAGGACCACCACCTCGACGCCACGGGACCGGAGGTGGTCCTCACCGCCGTAGAACGTGGTGTTCTCGCCGATGACCACCCGCGGGATCCCGTACAGCAGGATCGCACCGGTGCACATGTCGCACGGCGACAGCGTCGTGACCATCGTGGCGCGGGCGTACACCGCGGCCGGCAGCCGCCCGGCGTTCTCCAGACAGTCGGTCTCGCCGTGCCGGATGGCGCTGCCGAGCTGGACGCGCCGGTTGTGTCCGGTCGCCAGCACCTCGCCGTCCACCACGAGGGCGGCGCCGATCGGGATGCCCCCCTCGGCGAGCCCCTGCCGGGCCTCGGCGACGGCGGCGGCCAGCAGGGCACGGTCGTCGGTCGGTGCGGTCATGCGTCCACCTTCTGCAGAGCCTGCGCGATGTCGGACCAGAGATCCTCGACGTCCTCGACGCCGGTCGACAGCCGCACGGTGCCGGGGCTGATCCCCGCGGCCGCCAGCTGATCGGGCGTGTACGCGCGGTGCGAACTCGACGCCGGGTGCATGGTCAACGTCTCGACGCCACCGAGGGACGCAGCCAGCTGGATGAGGCCGACCGCCGAGGTGAACTGCTTGGCCGCCGCGGCGCCGCCGGCCAGGTCGAACGACAGCATCGCCCCCGGCCGGTCGAGCAGGGTCGCGGCGAGACGGTGCTGCGGGTGGCCGGGAAGCGAGGGGTGGTGGACGGCCTGCACGGCCGGATGGGCGGCCAGCCGGGCGGCCAGCTCGGTGGCGTTGGCGCTGGCCTCCCGGATCCGCAGCGGCAGCGTCTGCAGGCCCCGCAACGTCAGCCAGGCGGCGTGCGGGTCGGGAGTCATCCCGACACCGATCGCGTAGGCCCAGCCGCGGGTGAACAGCTCCGGGTCGGCGTAGGCGACGACACCGCCAGTGAGGTCGGAGTGGCCACCGATGTACTTCGTCGTCGAGTGCACGACGATGTCGGCGCCGTGGTGCAACGGCCGGCAGATCATCGGCGAGGCGAACGTGTTGTCCACGACGGTCAGCACGCCGTGACGTCGGGCCACCGCCGCCATCCCGGGGATGTCGGCGACGGCGGTGACCGGGTTGGAGATGGTCTCCAGGTACAGCAACCGGGTGGTCGGCTCGATCGCCGCCGCCAGCGCGTCCGGATCGTCTCCCGGCACCTCGGTGATGCGGATGTTCCACCGCCGGGTCAGGTCGGCGAGCAGCCCGGCGGTGCCGCCGTAGATCGACGCCTGGACGACCAGGTGGTCGCCGGCGACGAGGTTGGCGCTGAGCGCGGTGGTGATGGCCGCCATCCCCGACGACGTCGCCACCGCCGCGTCGGCGCCCTCCAGGGTGGCCAGCGCCTGCTCGAGGGAGCGGACGGTCGGGTTGCCGAAGCGGGAGTAGCCGTACTGGCCCCGGGGATCGTTCAGGGCGTCGGTGATCGCGTCGGCGTCGTCGAAGGCGAAGACCGACGTCTGGTAGATCGGCACCGACACCGGGCGGCCGCGCACCTCGGTGGGGACCGGCACGTGCACGGCCCTGGTCGACAGCGCGGTCGGCGGGACGGGGTTCTGGGTCACGCCACGATCGTGGCACAGTGCGCCGACACCGTCCCCGCACGGACCTCCCGCGGGGCCCGACCAGCCGCGACGTCGCGGCGGCCGGCTCTGTCGGCGGCCGTGGCTACTGTGACGGACGTGTCGGCGGACCAGGCGGTGATCGCTCCCGGCCGGTCGGCGGCCACCGGGGGCGGCGGACCGGCCGGTGCCGTCTCCGACCCGCCACCGCGCCGCTGGGTCCGCCGCCTGTTCGCGGTCTGCTGGGGACACCGCGTGCTCACGGTCGTGGTGGTCGTGGCCGCGCTCGGCGGACTGGGGCTCGGAGCGCTGGTCCCGCTGCTGACCGGCTGGGTCGTCGACGACGCCGTCGGCCGGGACACCTCCCGGATCGGGCTGCTCGTCGGCGCGCTGCTGGTGCTGGCCGTGGTGCAGTACGGACTCGCCTTCCTGCGCCGCTACACCGGCGGCAAGCTGTCGCTGGCGGTGCAACACGACCTGCGGCAACGGATCTTCGCCTCGATGCAGACCTTCGACGGCGCCCTGCAGGACCAGCTCCGCACCGGGCAGATCGTGTCCCGCGCCAACACCGACCTCGGGCTGGTGCAGGGACTGCTGGCGTTCCTGCCCCTCGCGGCCGGTCAGGCGGTGCTGTTCGCGGTGTCGCTGATCGTCATGGTGGTCCTCTCACCGCTGCTGAGCCTGGTCGTCGTGGTGATGGTGCCGCTGGTGGTGTGGGTCGTGCGGCTCACCCGCCGCCGGTTGTTCCCCGCGGGTTGGGCCGCCCAGCAGACGGCGGCCGACGTCACCGACATCGTCGAGGAGAACGTCACCGGCGTCCGCGTCGTGAAGGGCTTCGGCCAGGAGGACCGGGAGACGGGGCGGCTGCGGGACGGCGCCCGGACGCTGTTCGCCCAGAAACTGCGCGTCGCCCGGACGACCGCGGCGCTGACCCCGGCGTTCCCGCTGATCACCACCGTGGGCCAGATCGGCGTCCTGGGATTCGGCGGGTTGCTCGCCATGCACGGGGACATCTCGCTCGGGACCTTCGTGGCGTTCAACGGCTACGTGTTCCAGATCGTGGGACCGACGCGCACCGTGGCGCTGCTGCTGACGATGGCCCAGCAGGCCCGCTCCGGTGTCGAGCGCGTCTTCGAGGTCATCGACTCGCGGTCCACCGTGACCGATCCGGTCCAGCCGACGCCCCTGCCCGCCGGTTCGCTCGGCGTGGACCTGACCGGCGTGGGGTTCGGCTATCTCGCCGACGAGCCGGTGCTGGACGACTTCGACCTGCACGTCCGGCCGGGCGAGACGGTGGCGCTGGTCGGGGCCTCGGGCTCCGGCAAGTCGACGATCTCGCTGCTGCTCCCCCGCTTCTACGACCCGGCCCGCGGCACCGTCGCGCTCGGCGGCGTGGACGTCCGCACGGTGTCGCTGCTCGAGCTGCGCGCGGCGATGGGGGTGGTCTTCGAGGAGGCGTTCCTGTTCTCCGCGTCCGTGCGCGACAACCTGGCCTACGGCCGGCCGGACGCCACCGACGAGCAGATCCACCGGGCGGCCCTCGCCGCCGAGGCCGACGAGTTCATCCGCAGGCTCCCGGAGGGCTACGACACGGTCATCGGCGAGCGCGGGCTGACCCTGTCCGGCGGTCAGCGGCAGCGGCTGGCGCTGGCCCGGGCGCTGCTGACCGATCCGCGACTGCTGATCCTCGACGACGCCACCAGCGCCGTCGACCCGACGACCGAGGCGGCGATCCACGCGACCCTGCGGGCGGTGACCGCCGAGCGCACGACGCTGCTGATCGCCCACCGGCGGAGCACCCTGGACCTGGCCGACCGCATCGCCCTGGTGGACCGGGGCCGGGTCACCGACATCGGCACCGCGGCCGAGCTGCGGGCCCGGTCACCGCGCTTCGCCGGCCTGCTCGACGGGATGGACGCCGACGGGCCGGTCGCCACCGGCACCGGGCCGCTTGCCGTGGACGACGACCGGGACGCCCCCGGCGCGGACGGCACCACCCCCGCCCTCTGGCCGGCTCTCCCGGACGACGCCGGCCCCGATCGGGCGGTGCCCGGTGGTGGGGACCGCATCGGCCCGGCGCACGGCGGCGGTCGCCCGGGGGGCGGCGGCATGATGGCCGGCGGCGGGATGTTCTCGGGGATGCCCGCCACCCCGGAACTGCTCGAGCAGCTCCGTGCGCTCCCGCCCGCCCGTGACGTCCCGGCCGACGAGACCAGCACCGACGCGGATGCCCCGTTCCGGCTGCGGAACCTGCTCCGCGGCGTCCGCTGGCTGCTGCTCGCGGCACTGGTCCTGGTCGCCCTGGACGGTGCCGCCGGGCTCGCCCTCCCCGCGCTGATCCGGTACGGCGTCGACCACGGGGTGACCGTCGCCGCCGCCGGCGTGCTGGGCCTCACGTGCCTGACCGCGCTGACCGTCGCGGTCCTCACGCTGCTGGTCGAACGTGCCCAGGGGGTCGCCTCCAGCCGCGCCGGCGAGACCGTGCTCTACCAACTGCGGGTCCGCAGCTTCCGCCACCTGCAGCGGCTCGGCCTGGACTTCTACGAGCGCCAGCAGACCGGCCGCATCCTCACCCGGATGACCACCGACATCGACGCGCTCTCGACGTTCCTGCAGACGGGGCTCGTCTCCTCGGTGGTGTCACTGGTGACCTTCGTCGGCATCATCGTCGTGCTGCTGGTCATGGACCTGCCGCTGGCACTGCTGGCCTTCACCACGCTGCCGGTGATCGTGGTCGCCACCCTGGTCTTCCGGCGCATCTCGGCGAAGGCCTACGACGACGCGCGCGAGAAGGTGTCGGTGGTCAACGCCGACCTCGCCGAGAACGCCGCCGGGCTGCGGGTCGCCCAGGCGCTGGGCCGATCGGAGCGCAACAGCACCGCCTTCGCCGCGCGCAGCGCGGACTACCAGCGGTCCCGGATGCGCGCACAGACGGCGATCTCCATCTACTTCCCCGGCATCGTGTTCCTGTCCCAGGTCGCCGCGGCGGTGGTGCTGGGCGTCGGGGCCGGGCAGGTGGCGGCGGGCACCCTGAGCGTGGGCACCCTGCTGGCCTTCGTGCTCTACCTGGACAGCTTCTTCGCCCCGATCCAGCAGCTCTCCCAGGCCTTCGACGGGTACCAGCAGGCCGCCGTGGGTCTGTCCCGCATCCGGGAACTGCTCGCGACCCCCGTGTCCACTCCGCGGGCCGACGCCCCCCGGCCGGTCGACCGGCTCGACGGGCGCATCGACCTCGCGGAGGTCGGTTTCCACTACGCCGGCGAGAGCAGGGAGGCGATGACCGGGGTCGACCTGCACGTCGAGCCGGGGATCACCGTGGCCGTCGTCGGCGCGACCGGCGCGGGGAAGTCGACCCTGGTCAAGCTGATCGCCCGGTTCTACGACGTCACCGCGGGGTCGCTGCGGGTCGACGGGGTGGACGTCCGCGACTACGACCTGCCGGCCTACCGTCGGCGCCTCGGGGTCGTCCCGCAGGAGAATCACCTGTTCCGCGGCAGCGTCCGCGACAACATCGCCTACGGACGACCCGACGCCACCGACGCCGAGGTGGAGGCCGCGGCGCGCGCCGTGGGCGCGGTCGACGCCATCTCCCGCCTGCCGGGTCGCTTCCGGCACCCGGTGACCGACCGGGGCCGCAACATGTCCGCCGGCCAACGACAACTCGTCGCGCTGGCCCGCGCCCAACTCGTCGATCCCGACATCCTGCTGCTCGACGAGGCCACCGCGGCGCTCGATCCCGCCGCGGAGGCGGCCGTGCTGCAGGCCACCGACCGGCTCGCCCGGGGGCGTACGACCGTTGTCGTGGCGCACCGGATGACCACCGCCGCCCGCTCGGACCTGGTCGTGGTGATGGCCGGAGGCCGGGTGGTCCAGCAGGGACCGCACGCGGCGCTGCTCGCCGTCCCGGGCCCGTACGCGGACCTGAACAGCGGAACTGAATCGGTCCCGAGGACCTAGCCCACAGTCCCCGCACGCTCACCGGGTCCCACACGGAGCGGCACACAGGTCTAGATTTGGGTTCGGACATTTACACATCGCGAGAGACAGACAAGGCGGACAGCGACGGTGTCGTCAGCCACAGTGCCCCAATTCGGACCCAACGACTGGTTTGTCGAGGAGAAGTACCAGCAGTTCATCGCCGACCCGAAGAGTGTCGACGAGAGCTGGCGGGAGTACTTCGCCGGCCTGGGAGTCACCGCCGGCCCGAACGGAACCTCCTCCGGCAACGGGACCAGCGCCCCGGCGGCGACCACCGCCCCGGCCGCGGCCCCGGCCCCGCAGTCGTCCCCGGCCCCGGCCGCGGCCACCCCCGCCCCGCCGAAGCCCGCCGCCGCACCGGCGCCTGCCGCGGCCCCCGCCGCCGCACCGGCCCCCGCCGCCGCGGCGCCCAAGGCCCCCGCCGCCGCGGCGCCCAAGGCCGCCGCTCCGAGCACCGCGCCGCCGCCCGCGCCGCGCACCGCCAACCACAGCGCCACCACCGCGCCGCCGGCCCGCTCGGCCGCCCATGCCGCCGACCGCGAGGAGGTGACCACCCCGATCCGCGGGATGGCCGCCGCGGTCAGCAAGAACATGACGGCGTCGCTGGAGATCCCGACCGCGACCTCGGTCCGCGCGGTCCCGGCGAAACTGCTCGCCGACAACCGCATCGTGATCAACAACTTCCTCAAGCGCCAGCGCGGCGGGAAGATCTCGTTCACCCACCTCATCGGCTACGCCATCGTCCGGGCACTGCGCGACTACCCGAACATGAACGCCCACTACGGCGAGGTCGACGGCAAGTCCGTCCACGTCAGCCCGGCCGCGGTCAACCTCGGCCTGGCCATCGACCTCCCGGGCAAGAACGGCCAGCGCAGCCTGGTGGTGCTGCCCATCAAGAACTGCGACGAGATGAACTTCGTCGAGTTCTGGCGGGCCTACGAGGGCGTCGTCGGCAAGGCCCGCAGCGGCAAGCTGACCGCCGACGACTACGCCGGCACCACCATCTCGCTCACCAACCCGGGCGGTATCGGCACCGTGCACTCGGTGCCCCGCCTGATGAGCGGTCAGGGCACCATCGTCGGTGTCGGCGCGATGGAGTACCCGGCGGAGTTCCAGGGCGCCAGCGAGCACACGCTGGCCGAGCTCGGCGTCTCCAAGGTGATGACGCTGACCTCGACCTACGACCACCGCATCATCCAGGGCGCGGAGTCCGGCGAGTTCCTGCGGCGTATCCACAACCTGCTGCTGGGCGAGGACGACTTCTACGACGACGTCTTCACCGCGCTGCGCCTGCCCTACGAGCCGGTCCGCTGGGTCTCCGACATCTACGCCGGTCGCAACGGCGCCGTCGACAAGACCGCCCGGGTGCTCGAGATCATCGACGCCTACCGCACCCGCGGCCACCTGATGGCCGACACCGACCCGCTGAACTACCGCCAGCGCCGCCACCCCGACCTCGACGTGCTGTCCCACGGCCTCACCCTGTGGGACCTGGACCGGGAGTTCCCGGTCGGCGGCTTCAACGGTGCCCAGTTCATGAAGCTGCGCGACGTCCTCGGGGTGCTGCGCGACTCCTACTGCCGCACCGTCGGCGTGGAGTACATGCACATCATGGATCCGATCAAGCGCCGCTGGATCCAGCAGCGGGTGGAGGCCAAGCGCCCGAAGCCGCCGTTGGACAAGCAGAAGTACCTGCTGGGCCGGCTCAACGCCGCCGAGGCCTTCGAGACGTTCCTGCAGACCAAGTACGTGGGTCAGAAGCGCTTCTCGCTGGAGGGCGGCGAGACCGTCATCCCGCTGCTGGACGCCGTGCTGAACAAGGCCGCCGAGTACTCGCTGGACGAGGTCGTCATCGGGATGGCCCACCGCGGCCGGCTCAACGTGCTGGCCAACATCGTGGGCAAGCCCTACGCGAACATCTTCCGCGAGTTCGAGGGCAACATGGACCCGGGCCAGGCGCACGGCTCCGGGGACGTCAAGTACCACCTGGGCGCCAACGGCAAGTACATCCGGCCGTTCGGCGACGGACAGGTCGAGGTCACCCTGGTGGCCAACCCGTCGCACCTGGAGGTCGTCGACCCGGTGCTGGAGGGGGTCGTCAGGGCCAAGCAGGACATCATCAACCGCGGCGAGAGCGGCTTCTCGGTCATCCCGATCGCCCTGCACGGTGACGCCGCGTTCGCCGGTCAGGGTGTGGTCGCCGAGACCCTGAACCTGTCGAAGCTGCGTGGATACCGCACCGGCGGCACCGTGCACGTGATCATCAACAACCAGGTCGGGTTCACCACCGCCCCGGAGGCGTCGCGCTCCTCGGAGTACTGCACCGACGTCGGGAAGATGATCGAGGCACCGGTCTTCCACGTCAACGGTGACGACCCGGAGGCTGCCGTCTGGGCCGCCGAACTCGCCGTGGAGTACCGCCAGACGTTCGGCAACGACGTCATCATCGACATGGTCTGCTACCGCCGGCGCGGTCACAACGAGGGCGACGACCCCTCGATGACCAACCCGCTGATGTACCAGATCATCGACGGCAAGCGCTCCGTCCGGAAGATCTACACCGAGGCCCTCATCGGTCGCGGTGACCTCTCGGCCGAGGACG from Nakamurella deserti encodes:
- a CDS encoding ABC transporter ATP-binding protein, translated to MSADQAVIAPGRSAATGGGGPAGAVSDPPPRRWVRRLFAVCWGHRVLTVVVVVAALGGLGLGALVPLLTGWVVDDAVGRDTSRIGLLVGALLVLAVVQYGLAFLRRYTGGKLSLAVQHDLRQRIFASMQTFDGALQDQLRTGQIVSRANTDLGLVQGLLAFLPLAAGQAVLFAVSLIVMVVLSPLLSLVVVVMVPLVVWVVRLTRRRLFPAGWAAQQTAADVTDIVEENVTGVRVVKGFGQEDRETGRLRDGARTLFAQKLRVARTTAALTPAFPLITTVGQIGVLGFGGLLAMHGDISLGTFVAFNGYVFQIVGPTRTVALLLTMAQQARSGVERVFEVIDSRSTVTDPVQPTPLPAGSLGVDLTGVGFGYLADEPVLDDFDLHVRPGETVALVGASGSGKSTISLLLPRFYDPARGTVALGGVDVRTVSLLELRAAMGVVFEEAFLFSASVRDNLAYGRPDATDEQIHRAALAAEADEFIRRLPEGYDTVIGERGLTLSGGQRQRLALARALLTDPRLLILDDATSAVDPTTEAAIHATLRAVTAERTTLLIAHRRSTLDLADRIALVDRGRVTDIGTAAELRARSPRFAGLLDGMDADGPVATGTGPLAVDDDRDAPGADGTTPALWPALPDDAGPDRAVPGGGDRIGPAHGGGRPGGGGMMAGGGMFSGMPATPELLEQLRALPPARDVPADETSTDADAPFRLRNLLRGVRWLLLAALVLVALDGAAGLALPALIRYGVDHGVTVAAAGVLGLTCLTALTVAVLTLLVERAQGVASSRAGETVLYQLRVRSFRHLQRLGLDFYERQQTGRILTRMTTDIDALSTFLQTGLVSSVVSLVTFVGIIVVLLVMDLPLALLAFTTLPVIVVATLVFRRISAKAYDDAREKVSVVNADLAENAAGLRVAQALGRSERNSTAFAARSADYQRSRMRAQTAISIYFPGIVFLSQVAAAVVLGVGAGQVAAGTLSVGTLLAFVLYLDSFFAPIQQLSQAFDGYQQAAVGLSRIRELLATPVSTPRADAPRPVDRLDGRIDLAEVGFHYAGESREAMTGVDLHVEPGITVAVVGATGAGKSTLVKLIARFYDVTAGSLRVDGVDVRDYDLPAYRRRLGVVPQENHLFRGSVRDNIAYGRPDATDAEVEAAARAVGAVDAISRLPGRFRHPVTDRGRNMSAGQRQLVALARAQLVDPDILLLDEATAALDPAAEAAVLQATDRLARGRTTVVVAHRMTTAARSDLVVVMAGGRVVQQGPHAALLAVPGPYADLNSGTESVPRT
- a CDS encoding multifunctional oxoglutarate decarboxylase/oxoglutarate dehydrogenase thiamine pyrophosphate-binding subunit/dihydrolipoyllysine-residue succinyltransferase subunit, whose protein sequence is MPQFGPNDWFVEEKYQQFIADPKSVDESWREYFAGLGVTAGPNGTSSGNGTSAPAATTAPAAAPAPQSSPAPAAATPAPPKPAAAPAPAAAPAAAPAPAAAAPKAPAAAAPKAAAPSTAPPPAPRTANHSATTAPPARSAAHAADREEVTTPIRGMAAAVSKNMTASLEIPTATSVRAVPAKLLADNRIVINNFLKRQRGGKISFTHLIGYAIVRALRDYPNMNAHYGEVDGKSVHVSPAAVNLGLAIDLPGKNGQRSLVVLPIKNCDEMNFVEFWRAYEGVVGKARSGKLTADDYAGTTISLTNPGGIGTVHSVPRLMSGQGTIVGVGAMEYPAEFQGASEHTLAELGVSKVMTLTSTYDHRIIQGAESGEFLRRIHNLLLGEDDFYDDVFTALRLPYEPVRWVSDIYAGRNGAVDKTARVLEIIDAYRTRGHLMADTDPLNYRQRRHPDLDVLSHGLTLWDLDREFPVGGFNGAQFMKLRDVLGVLRDSYCRTVGVEYMHIMDPIKRRWIQQRVEAKRPKPPLDKQKYLLGRLNAAEAFETFLQTKYVGQKRFSLEGGETVIPLLDAVLNKAAEYSLDEVVIGMAHRGRLNVLANIVGKPYANIFREFEGNMDPGQAHGSGDVKYHLGANGKYIRPFGDGQVEVTLVANPSHLEVVDPVLEGVVRAKQDIINRGESGFSVIPIALHGDAAFAGQGVVAETLNLSKLRGYRTGGTVHVIINNQVGFTTAPEASRSSEYCTDVGKMIEAPVFHVNGDDPEAAVWAAELAVEYRQTFGNDVIIDMVCYRRRGHNEGDDPSMTNPLMYQIIDGKRSVRKIYTEALIGRGDLSAEDAEDALKDYHRQLERVFNEVRELERAVAVASPSVEEEQPIPPKVDTTITQAQLERIADVALEFPEGFVPHPRVKTVLDRRVQMSREGGIDWAFGELLALGATAMDGRLVRMAGQDTRRGTFVQRHAALIDWHNGTEFLPLQHLSDDQERVLMYDSALTEYAALGFEYGYSVANRDALVLWEAQFGDFVNGAQSVIDEYLSSGEAKWGQQSGVVLLLPHGHEGQGPDHTSGRPERFLQLCAEGSMTVAIPSTPANYFHLLRRHVLDGVHRPMVVFTPKSMLRNKAAVSSVTDFTEGKFESVLPDTSAADNGAITKVVMCTGKIYYELDAYRTANDITDTAIVRLEQLYPLPRRKLNYVLDMYPNAKSFLWCQEEPKNQGAWPFLVEALPEASPRLLGLSRSSRRAMAAPSAGSARVHEVEQKQVIAKAFGR